In Synechococcus sp. CB0101, a genomic segment contains:
- a CDS encoding NAD-dependent malic enzyme, translating to MPETVRTMVLLSAETALVGKAPRQTELRGLELLRQPALNKGTAFSAEERRIFALEGLLPAQCEGLDQQVERCWQAFQSINQPLEQFSFVDGLRRSNVVLFHAFLRTHLEAVLPVVYTPTVGAVIQRFSQTYRTPQDGLFLNASQAGRLEQVLRTGSNAGIGLVLVTDAEGILGIGDQGVGGIHICQGKLAVYTLCAGLNPESVLPVVLDVGTNRESLLNDPLYPGLRQPRLQGAAYAAFIDEFVEAVATVLPGACLHWEDFGRNTAKTILDRYRNRLPSFNDDIQGTSGVASAAVLAGCQGLGQQLRDQRIVIFGAGTAGCGIAEGLLRLLQAEGLSASEAKQRIWAVDRCGLVTRESVDVSPAALELGRDPAETEGWPRSSSGVMDLQTVVDQVKPTVLIGTSTVAGAFSQPVVESMLSACEHPIILPLSNPTHLAEAAPADVWRWTDGRALVATGSPFKPVNGRVVGQCNNCFLFPGLGFAAVALGITRITDALIDAGLHALAQQIPASRNPSEALMPALCDAPRIGRVVADAVAMEAVEAGLARFARTPDEAMQCLDAAEWTPTYQPLIEKV from the coding sequence GTGCCCGAAACGGTTCGCACCATGGTGCTGCTCTCCGCTGAAACAGCTCTGGTTGGGAAGGCACCACGACAAACCGAACTGCGTGGCCTTGAGCTGCTGCGCCAACCAGCCCTCAACAAAGGCACAGCCTTCAGCGCGGAAGAACGCCGGATCTTTGCCTTGGAAGGGTTGCTCCCGGCCCAGTGTGAAGGTCTGGATCAGCAAGTGGAGCGCTGCTGGCAAGCGTTTCAATCGATCAACCAGCCGCTTGAGCAATTCAGCTTTGTGGATGGATTGCGGCGCAGCAACGTGGTGCTGTTCCACGCCTTCCTGCGCACGCACCTCGAGGCCGTGCTGCCGGTGGTCTACACACCAACGGTTGGAGCTGTGATCCAGCGCTTCAGCCAGACCTACCGAACACCCCAGGATGGACTGTTTCTGAATGCGAGTCAGGCTGGACGCCTGGAGCAAGTGCTGCGCACTGGATCCAACGCTGGAATCGGCCTGGTGCTGGTGACCGATGCGGAGGGCATTCTCGGAATTGGCGATCAGGGCGTTGGCGGCATTCATATCTGTCAAGGCAAGCTCGCGGTGTACACGCTGTGCGCTGGCCTGAACCCGGAATCTGTGCTCCCCGTGGTGCTGGATGTGGGCACCAACCGGGAGAGTCTGCTCAACGATCCTCTGTATCCAGGCCTGCGGCAACCGCGATTGCAGGGTGCTGCTTACGCAGCCTTCATTGATGAGTTCGTGGAGGCAGTGGCCACGGTGTTGCCAGGTGCCTGCCTGCACTGGGAAGACTTCGGCCGCAACACCGCAAAAACGATCCTGGATCGCTATCGCAACAGGCTTCCAAGCTTCAACGACGACATTCAGGGCACCAGTGGCGTGGCGAGTGCGGCCGTGCTTGCCGGATGCCAAGGGCTGGGCCAACAGCTCAGAGATCAGCGGATTGTGATCTTCGGTGCGGGCACAGCAGGCTGCGGAATTGCCGAAGGTCTGCTCCGGTTGCTGCAAGCCGAGGGGCTGAGCGCAAGCGAAGCAAAGCAGCGGATCTGGGCGGTCGATCGATGCGGGCTGGTCACCCGGGAGAGCGTGGATGTGAGCCCAGCAGCTCTGGAACTCGGGCGGGATCCAGCGGAAACGGAGGGATGGCCGCGCAGCAGCAGCGGGGTGATGGATCTGCAGACCGTGGTGGATCAGGTGAAGCCAACGGTGCTGATCGGAACATCCACCGTGGCTGGAGCCTTCAGCCAGCCTGTGGTGGAAAGCATGCTGAGCGCATGCGAGCACCCGATCATCCTGCCGCTCTCCAATCCAACCCACCTGGCCGAAGCAGCGCCGGCCGATGTGTGGCGTTGGACAGACGGTCGCGCACTGGTGGCGACCGGCAGCCCGTTCAAACCGGTGAATGGACGAGTCGTTGGGCAGTGCAACAACTGTTTCCTCTTCCCAGGGCTGGGATTTGCAGCTGTGGCCCTCGGCATCACGCGCATTACCGATGCGTTGATTGATGCGGGTCTGCATGCCCTGGCGCAGCAGATTCCCGCCAGCCGAAATCCATCCGAGGCCCTGATGCCAGCCTTGTGCGATGCCCCCCGCATCGGCCGGGTGGTGGCTGATGCGGTGGCCATGGAAGCCGTAGAGGCGGGGCTGGCCAGGTTTGCCCGCACACCCGACGAGGCGATGCAATGCCTGGATGCAGCTGAATGGACGCCGACTTACCAACCCTTGATCGAGAAGGTGTAG
- a CDS encoding AbrB family transcriptional regulator: MLTGSDLLAKVKELGDVSKSDLVRSCGYVSTKKDGGERLNFTAFYEALLEAKGLSLGNDGVGRGKGGRKLSYTATVQGNGNLLIGKAYTAMLDLKPGDEFEIKLGRKQIKLIPAGATEEE; encoded by the coding sequence ATGCTCACCGGCTCTGATCTGCTGGCCAAGGTTAAAGAACTTGGCGACGTGTCCAAATCCGACCTGGTGCGCAGCTGCGGCTATGTGAGCACCAAGAAGGATGGTGGCGAGCGTCTGAACTTCACCGCCTTCTACGAAGCTCTGCTGGAAGCCAAAGGCCTGAGCCTCGGTAACGATGGCGTCGGCCGCGGCAAAGGTGGTCGCAAGCTGAGCTACACCGCCACTGTGCAGGGCAACGGCAACCTGCTGATCGGCAAGGCTTACACCGCGATGCTCGACCTCAAGCCCGGCGACGAATTTGAAATCAAGTTGGGTCGCAAGCAGATCAAACTGATCCCTGCTGGCGCCACCGAAGAAGAGTGA
- a CDS encoding nucleoside 2-deoxyribosyltransferase: MARPSLYLASPYGFSPHWRARLLPDFITALEEIGLDVWEPFSRNGQVDLAEPGWAWRVAQADLQDVRDADALLAIVNGTPPDEGVMLELGAAIALGKPVFLYRDDFRRCSDSEDYPLNLMVFSGLPQQGWQDWLYGSIDELRDPSKALMRWIGSR, from the coding sequence ATGGCTCGCCCCAGCCTCTACCTCGCATCGCCCTATGGCTTTTCGCCCCATTGGCGGGCGCGCCTGTTGCCGGATTTCATCACGGCCCTGGAAGAGATCGGCCTGGACGTGTGGGAACCGTTCAGTCGCAATGGCCAGGTGGATCTGGCGGAGCCTGGTTGGGCCTGGAGGGTGGCCCAGGCGGATCTGCAGGATGTACGCGATGCGGATGCACTGCTGGCCATCGTGAATGGCACTCCGCCGGATGAAGGGGTGATGCTGGAGTTGGGAGCAGCGATTGCCCTCGGAAAACCGGTGTTTCTCTACCGCGACGACTTCCGCCGCTGCAGTGATTCCGAGGACTATCCCCTCAACCTGATGGTGTTCAGTGGCCTCCCGCAACAGGGATGGCAGGACTGGCTCTATGGATCGATCGACGAGTTGCGTGATCCTTCTAAAGCGCTGATGCGCTGGATCGGCAGCCGCTAG
- a CDS encoding phosphoribosyltransferase — protein sequence MRQLSWFDFEQAVDTIVERCREQCFSGIHGIPRGGLVLAVVLSHRLEQPLLASPEPGCLIVDDVYETGLTLAPYRELEGCTTMVWVSKAEPQWWQAVEITDSREWIVFPWENAAAAAADEQLYRASR from the coding sequence ATGCGGCAGCTCAGTTGGTTCGATTTCGAACAGGCGGTGGACACGATCGTGGAACGCTGCCGCGAGCAATGCTTCAGCGGCATCCATGGCATTCCCCGTGGCGGATTGGTGCTGGCGGTTGTGCTCAGCCATCGGCTCGAGCAGCCGCTGCTGGCCTCACCCGAACCCGGCTGCCTGATCGTGGACGATGTGTATGAAACCGGGCTGACTCTCGCTCCCTATCGAGAGCTTGAAGGCTGCACAACGATGGTGTGGGTGAGCAAAGCTGAGCCGCAGTGGTGGCAGGCCGTGGAGATCACCGACTCGCGCGAATGGATTGTGTTTCCGTGGGAGAACGCTGCCGCAGCGGCAGCGGATGAACAGCTGTATCGCGCCTCTCGCTGA
- a CDS encoding YccF domain-containing protein yields MISALLNLLWVLLGGLVMALGWWLAGLLCALTIVGLPWARSCFVIGSFSLWPFGQEAVNRRELSGRGDLGTGPLGLLGNVLWFVVAGWWLAIGHLASALACFITIIGIPFGIQHIKLALIALAPVGMTVVPTRR; encoded by the coding sequence GTGATCAGCGCTCTGCTCAATCTGCTGTGGGTGCTGCTGGGAGGGCTGGTGATGGCACTTGGTTGGTGGCTCGCTGGCCTGCTGTGCGCGCTCACCATCGTGGGTCTGCCATGGGCCCGCAGCTGTTTTGTGATCGGCTCCTTTTCGCTCTGGCCCTTTGGCCAGGAAGCTGTGAACCGCCGGGAGCTGAGCGGGCGCGGTGATCTGGGCACGGGCCCCTTGGGCTTGCTCGGCAATGTGTTGTGGTTCGTGGTAGCCGGCTGGTGGCTGGCCATCGGCCATCTCGCTTCAGCCCTGGCCTGCTTCATCACGATCATTGGCATCCCCTTCGGGATTCAGCACATCAAGTTGGCCCTGATCGCCCTCGCTCCCGTGGGAATGACCGTGGTGCCAACGCGCCGCTGA
- a CDS encoding ligase-associated DNA damage response DEXH box helicase: protein MSERLAPIEAWFTQQGWTPMAFQRQCWQAHLNGDSGLLQVPTGSGKTYAAVMGPIAEMLAAPGGLQLLVITPLRALSRDLALAIEQPISAMGWPLRVAIRNGDTSTHERSKQLRKPPEILITTPESLSVLLANAKAPELFAHLQAVVLDEWHELMGSKRGTQTELCLSWLRRLRPQLRTWAISATIGNLEEAAQAAVGVGAAPPQIITADIQRATEIRSLLPDTIDGFPWGGHLGLRMYEELVAGLEPGVSTLLFTNTRNQAERWHQCLRFACPEMDGALALHHSAIDRAEREAIEAQVKAGELRWVVCTSSLDLGVDFQPVERVVQIGSAKNLARLLQRAGRSAHCPGGTSQVLFMPTNALELLEVSAMRRGLENGLVEHRRPPQLPLDVLLQHLTSLACGAGLIPEQELATVRQSWSFRQLSDAQWRWCLAFLEHGGDCLAAYPRYRKLVRCRLDSDEAPAEGEPWRYRVLDKTIARLHRFNIGTITADRSVTVRFVRGAVIGHVEEAFIGRLKPGDVFFFAGRQLEFVRLREMTAQVKATTKKSATVPAWAGGQMALSDLLSRHLRHEVDRCAQALAGEARLDTPELQALEPLLERQANLSGLPRSDQLLVELCKSREGSHLFVYPFEGRFVHEGIGFLWAWRLARHKASTITVSVNDYGFELLAPKTYPFEDLLDLHGDDLLDLEHLESDLEQALNFSELCRRRFRAIAQVSGLISQAMPGQNKTGGQLQISAALLFDVFQKHEPGSLLLEQARREVLDEQLEQHRLRSALERLAGSTWRVERIARPGPLAFPLLVERLNSRLSNESLLDRVQRLIQEATRAEA, encoded by the coding sequence ATGAGCGAGCGGCTGGCCCCGATCGAAGCCTGGTTTACCCAGCAGGGCTGGACACCGATGGCCTTCCAGCGGCAGTGCTGGCAGGCGCACCTCAACGGGGACAGCGGCCTGCTGCAAGTGCCGACGGGCTCGGGCAAGACCTACGCCGCCGTGATGGGCCCGATCGCCGAAATGCTGGCAGCGCCAGGGGGCCTGCAGTTGCTGGTGATCACCCCGCTGCGGGCGCTGAGCCGCGATCTAGCCCTGGCGATCGAGCAACCAATCAGCGCCATGGGCTGGCCCCTGCGGGTGGCGATCCGCAACGGCGACACCAGCACCCATGAACGCAGCAAGCAACTGCGCAAACCGCCCGAAATCCTGATCACAACGCCGGAATCGCTGAGTGTGCTGCTGGCCAATGCCAAGGCACCGGAGTTGTTTGCGCACCTGCAGGCCGTGGTGCTCGACGAATGGCACGAGCTGATGGGCAGCAAACGCGGCACCCAAACCGAGCTCTGCCTGAGCTGGTTGCGGCGGCTTCGACCGCAACTGCGCACCTGGGCGATCAGCGCCACCATCGGCAACCTCGAGGAGGCGGCCCAGGCGGCCGTGGGCGTTGGCGCGGCGCCGCCGCAGATCATCACCGCCGACATCCAGCGGGCCACTGAGATCCGTTCGCTGCTCCCCGACACGATCGATGGCTTCCCCTGGGGCGGGCACTTGGGCCTGCGCATGTATGAGGAACTGGTGGCTGGCCTCGAGCCGGGGGTGAGCACCCTGCTGTTCACCAACACCCGCAACCAAGCGGAACGTTGGCATCAGTGCCTGCGCTTTGCTTGCCCGGAAATGGACGGAGCCCTGGCGCTGCACCACAGCGCCATCGACCGGGCCGAGCGCGAAGCGATCGAAGCGCAGGTGAAGGCCGGAGAACTGCGCTGGGTGGTGTGCACCAGCTCCCTGGATCTAGGGGTGGATTTTCAGCCCGTGGAACGGGTGGTGCAGATCGGCAGCGCCAAAAACCTGGCCCGGCTGCTGCAACGGGCCGGCCGCAGCGCCCACTGCCCCGGCGGCACCTCCCAGGTGCTGTTCATGCCAACCAATGCCCTCGAATTGCTGGAGGTGAGCGCGATGCGCCGGGGCCTTGAGAACGGACTCGTGGAGCACCGCCGCCCGCCCCAGCTACCGCTCGATGTGCTGTTGCAGCACCTCACCAGCCTGGCCTGTGGAGCGGGGTTGATCCCGGAGCAGGAGTTGGCCACGGTGCGCCAGAGCTGGAGCTTCCGCCAGCTCAGCGACGCGCAATGGCGGTGGTGCCTGGCCTTTCTCGAGCACGGCGGTGACTGCCTGGCGGCCTATCCCCGCTACCGCAAACTCGTGCGCTGCCGACTCGACAGCGACGAAGCGCCCGCCGAGGGTGAGCCCTGGCGCTACCGGGTGCTCGACAAAACGATCGCGCGCTTGCATCGCTTCAACATCGGCACGATCACAGCCGATCGCTCCGTCACGGTGCGCTTCGTGCGCGGGGCCGTGATCGGCCATGTGGAAGAAGCGTTCATCGGGCGGCTGAAACCCGGGGATGTGTTCTTCTTCGCCGGCCGGCAGCTGGAGTTTGTGCGGCTGCGGGAGATGACGGCCCAGGTGAAAGCCACCACCAAAAAGAGCGCCACGGTGCCCGCCTGGGCTGGGGGCCAGATGGCCCTCTCCGATCTCCTCAGCCGCCATCTGCGGCACGAAGTGGATCGGTGTGCCCAAGCACTAGCCGGCGAAGCCCGGCTCGACACACCGGAACTGCAGGCGCTCGAACCGCTGCTGGAGCGGCAGGCCAACCTCTCCGGCTTGCCCCGCAGCGATCAACTGCTGGTGGAGCTGTGCAAAAGCCGCGAAGGCAGCCATCTGTTTGTGTATCCCTTCGAAGGCAGGTTTGTGCACGAGGGGATCGGCTTCCTCTGGGCCTGGCGCCTCGCCAGACACAAAGCCAGCACGATCACCGTGTCGGTGAACGACTACGGCTTTGAACTGCTGGCGCCGAAGACCTATCCCTTTGAGGACTTGCTCGATCTCCACGGCGACGACCTGCTGGATCTCGAGCACCTCGAATCCGATCTCGAGCAGGCGCTGAACTTCTCTGAGCTCTGCCGGCGCCGCTTCAGGGCCATTGCCCAGGTGAGCGGACTGATCAGCCAGGCGATGCCCGGCCAGAACAAAACCGGTGGCCAATTGCAGATCAGCGCCGCTCTTCTCTTTGACGTGTTTCAGAAACATGAGCCGGGGAGCCTGCTGCTGGAACAGGCGCGGCGTGAAGTGCTCGACGAACAACTCGAGCAGCACCGCCTGCGTTCAGCCCTCGAGCGCCTGGCGGGCAGTACTTGGCGAGTGGAACGAATCGCCCGCCCAGGGCCCCTGGCCTTCCCGTTGCTGGTGGAACGACTCAACAGCCGCCTCAGCAATGAATCACTGCTGGATCGGGTGCAGCGACTGATTCAGGAAGCCACCCGTGCCGAGGCCTGA
- a CDS encoding ATP-dependent DNA ligase, whose amino-acid sequence MEAFAALFRQLDGTGSTSAKLEALEAYFRSADPADAAWALALLLGKRRRRLITGRRLREICLAATQLPEWLFEACHAQVGDSAETVALLWQQQPSPALARWPEAHQPLSHWMGSTLPALASLQGEEQDAAVETCWRELEGDHLLLVNKLLSGGFRVGVSTGLVTRALARSAGLEEALVAHRLMGGFEPSATSYTSLIAPAEHGDDLAARPYPFFLASPLEAGQLEGSAPESWQLEWKWDGIRGQLIHRAAGCSLWSRGEELINEAFPELIALAEQLPVGTALDGEVIVWQDDSDQPEPFASLQRRLGRKAPSRSLQKECPAAFMAYDLLEHQGSDQRQQPLQQRRLVLEQLVEHVQHLSDANGRQRLRLSPTHHLGSWSELEPLREQARAHRAEGLMLKALDSPYLVGRKRGSWWKHKLEPLRLDAVLLYAQAGSGKRANLYTDYSFGLWNDDGTLVTFAKAYSGLDNAEIKELDRWIRSHTTERFGPVRAVEPLQVFELAFEGIQPSKRHKCGFAVRFPRISRWRTDKPASEADSLASARALMEQQA is encoded by the coding sequence ATGGAGGCCTTCGCCGCCCTGTTCCGGCAGCTGGATGGCACCGGCAGCACCAGCGCCAAACTCGAGGCGCTGGAGGCCTACTTCCGCAGCGCCGACCCCGCCGATGCTGCGTGGGCCTTGGCGCTGCTGTTGGGGAAGCGGCGGCGGCGACTGATCACCGGCCGGCGCTTGCGGGAGATCTGCCTGGCGGCCACACAGCTGCCCGAGTGGTTGTTCGAGGCCTGCCACGCCCAGGTGGGCGATTCAGCGGAAACCGTGGCCTTGCTCTGGCAACAACAGCCGTCGCCAGCGCTGGCGCGTTGGCCCGAAGCGCATCAGCCGCTCAGCCACTGGATGGGGAGCACCCTGCCCGCCCTGGCGTCGTTACAAGGCGAGGAGCAGGACGCCGCGGTGGAGACCTGTTGGCGCGAGCTCGAGGGGGATCACCTGCTGCTCGTGAACAAATTGCTGAGTGGTGGCTTCCGGGTGGGCGTATCCACGGGTCTGGTGACCCGAGCCCTGGCCCGCAGCGCCGGGCTCGAGGAAGCGCTGGTGGCCCATCGGCTGATGGGTGGCTTTGAGCCCAGTGCCACCAGCTACACCAGCCTCATCGCTCCTGCTGAGCATGGCGACGACCTGGCCGCCCGGCCCTATCCGTTTTTTCTGGCCAGCCCACTGGAAGCGGGTCAGCTGGAGGGCAGTGCACCCGAGAGCTGGCAACTGGAATGGAAATGGGATGGCATCCGCGGCCAGCTGATCCACCGTGCCGCTGGCTGCAGCCTGTGGAGCCGAGGCGAAGAGCTGATCAATGAGGCCTTCCCCGAACTGATCGCCCTGGCGGAGCAGTTACCGGTGGGAACGGCTCTCGATGGGGAGGTGATCGTGTGGCAAGACGACAGCGACCAACCGGAACCCTTCGCCAGCCTGCAGCGGCGGCTGGGGCGCAAGGCCCCCAGCCGTTCGCTTCAAAAAGAATGCCCAGCTGCGTTCATGGCCTACGACCTGCTGGAGCACCAGGGGAGCGACCAACGTCAGCAGCCACTGCAACAACGGCGGCTGGTGCTCGAGCAGCTCGTGGAGCATGTGCAGCACCTCAGCGATGCCAACGGCAGGCAGCGGCTCAGGCTGTCGCCAACCCACCACCTCGGCAGCTGGAGCGAGCTGGAACCGTTACGGGAGCAGGCGCGAGCCCATCGGGCCGAGGGGTTGATGCTCAAGGCGCTCGACTCGCCCTATCTGGTGGGACGCAAACGGGGCAGCTGGTGGAAGCACAAACTCGAGCCACTGCGGCTGGATGCGGTTTTGCTCTACGCCCAGGCCGGTAGCGGTAAGCGCGCCAACCTCTACACCGACTACAGCTTTGGCCTCTGGAACGACGACGGCACCTTGGTGACCTTCGCCAAGGCCTACTCCGGGCTCGACAATGCCGAGATCAAAGAGCTGGATCGCTGGATCCGATCCCACACCACCGAGCGGTTCGGGCCGGTGCGGGCGGTGGAACCGCTGCAGGTGTTTGAACTCGCCTTTGAAGGCATCCAACCGTCGAAGCGCCATAAGTGCGGCTTTGCCGTGCGCTTCCCGCGGATCAGCCGCTGGCGCACCGATAAACCGGCCAGCGAAGCCGACAGCCTGGCCAGTGCCCGGGCCCTGATGGAGCAGCAGGCATGA
- a CDS encoding ligase-associated DNA damage response exonuclease — protein sequence MPLAPGGLLQLSPEGLYCPAARAWIDPWRPVPRALITHAHADHARPGCGEYWAVGSSEGILRERLGADIQLLPVDYGQLHRIGDARVSFHSAGHVLGSAQIRLEAGGESWLVSGDYKRCADPSCAAYEPVQANVMISEATFGLPIYRWQSGANVATEILQWWRSAPDRPSVLFCYAFGKAQRVLAELHRLGVSDEVLLHGAVERLMAPYLEAGVAMPPTRPLAQLERGADLAGRLLIAPPAAHRSRGLGRFAKAQNGFVSGWMAVRGARRRRGYGKGFVMSDHADWAGLLQSVRESQAQQVYVTHGQSSVLARYLREVEGISAEPLEGHFEAERFDDDDTTPATAAPEERT from the coding sequence ATGCCCCTTGCCCCCGGCGGCCTGCTGCAGCTCAGCCCTGAGGGGCTCTACTGCCCGGCAGCACGGGCCTGGATTGATCCCTGGAGGCCAGTGCCCCGCGCACTGATCACCCACGCCCATGCCGATCACGCGCGGCCGGGTTGCGGGGAGTATTGGGCGGTGGGAAGCAGCGAAGGGATCCTGCGGGAGCGGCTCGGAGCGGACATTCAGCTTCTGCCGGTGGACTACGGCCAACTGCACCGGATCGGCGATGCACGCGTGTCGTTTCATTCCGCCGGTCATGTGCTCGGCAGCGCCCAGATCCGCCTGGAGGCGGGCGGCGAAAGCTGGCTGGTGAGCGGCGACTACAAACGTTGCGCTGATCCCAGTTGCGCCGCGTATGAGCCGGTGCAGGCCAACGTGATGATCAGCGAGGCCACCTTCGGGTTGCCGATCTACCGCTGGCAGAGCGGCGCCAATGTGGCTACCGAGATCCTGCAGTGGTGGCGCAGCGCCCCGGATCGCCCCTCGGTGCTGTTCTGCTACGCCTTCGGTAAAGCGCAGCGGGTGTTGGCGGAGCTGCATCGACTCGGCGTGAGCGATGAGGTGCTGCTGCATGGCGCCGTGGAGCGATTGATGGCGCCCTACCTGGAGGCTGGCGTCGCGATGCCGCCCACCCGGCCCCTGGCCCAGCTGGAGAGGGGCGCTGATCTGGCAGGCCGGTTGCTGATCGCACCACCGGCGGCGCACCGCAGCCGCGGGCTCGGCCGGTTTGCCAAAGCCCAGAACGGCTTCGTGAGCGGCTGGATGGCGGTGCGCGGCGCCCGGCGGCGGCGCGGATATGGCAAAGGATTTGTGATGAGCGACCACGCCGACTGGGCCGGTTTGCTGCAGAGCGTGCGGGAGAGCCAGGCGCAGCAGGTGTATGTGACCCATGGCCAGAGCTCAGTGTTGGCGCGCTACCTCCGTGAAGTGGAGGGGATCAGCGCCGAACCACTCGAGGGACATTTCGAAGCCGAACGCTTCGACGATGACGACACCACCCCGGCGACGGCAGCGCCTGAGGAGCGCACCTGA
- a CDS encoding class I fructose-bisphosphate aldolase: MALHDFRDELAATAAALAAPGTGLLAADESTGTIGKRFDAIGLENTEEHRRAYRSLLATTEGLSEHISGVILYEETLFQDSTAEAGGGPIVELFQKQGIVPGIKVDQGVEPLAGGVAGESWCTGLKGLAERAARYYARGARFAKWRAVLQISGNGAPSELAVRENAWGLARYARTVQDQGLVPIVEPEILMDGEHDITTTASVQEWVLRTTYEALAMNGVFLEGSLLKPSMTCAGADCPQQPSAEEVGAFTVRTLSRTVPAAVPAILFLSGGLSEEDASLCLNAINQAAAHGAAPWHLGFSYGRALQHSCIKHWGGNDVAAGQAALLARARANGAASEGRYEPGSEPSDDASLFVANYSY, from the coding sequence ATGGCCCTCCACGATTTCCGCGATGAGCTCGCTGCCACGGCTGCAGCCCTGGCGGCGCCGGGCACTGGCCTGCTCGCCGCGGATGAATCCACCGGCACCATCGGCAAGCGTTTCGATGCCATCGGCCTGGAGAACACCGAGGAGCATCGCCGCGCTTACCGCAGCCTGCTGGCCACCACCGAAGGCCTCAGTGAGCACATCTCCGGCGTGATCCTCTACGAGGAAACCCTGTTTCAGGACAGCACGGCAGAAGCCGGCGGCGGGCCGATCGTGGAGCTGTTTCAGAAGCAGGGCATCGTTCCCGGCATCAAGGTGGATCAGGGGGTGGAGCCCCTGGCCGGTGGTGTGGCCGGTGAGAGCTGGTGCACCGGCCTCAAGGGCTTGGCGGAGCGGGCCGCCCGCTACTACGCCCGCGGTGCCCGCTTCGCCAAATGGCGCGCGGTGTTGCAGATCAGCGGCAACGGAGCGCCATCGGAGCTGGCGGTGCGCGAGAACGCCTGGGGCCTGGCCCGCTATGCCCGCACCGTGCAGGACCAGGGCCTCGTGCCCATCGTGGAGCCCGAGATCCTGATGGATGGCGAGCACGACATCACCACCACCGCCTCGGTGCAGGAATGGGTGCTGCGCACCACCTATGAGGCGTTGGCGATGAACGGCGTGTTTCTCGAGGGCAGCCTGCTCAAACCCTCGATGACCTGCGCCGGTGCCGATTGTCCTCAGCAGCCCTCCGCCGAAGAGGTGGGGGCCTTCACCGTGCGCACCCTCAGCCGCACCGTGCCGGCTGCGGTGCCCGCCATCCTTTTCCTAAGCGGTGGCCTCAGTGAGGAAGACGCCAGCCTTTGCCTCAACGCCATCAACCAGGCCGCTGCCCACGGTGCTGCCCCCTGGCATCTGGGCTTCTCCTATGGCCGCGCCCTGCAGCACTCCTGCATCAAGCACTGGGGCGGCAACGACGTGGCGGCGGGGCAGGCGGCTCTTCTGGCTCGGGCCCGTGCCAACGGCGCCGCCAGTGAGGGGCGTTACGAGCCCGGCTCGGAGCCGTCGGATGACGCCAGCCTGTTTGTGGCCAACTACAGCTACTAG
- the nadA gene encoding quinolinate synthase NadA: protein MVFAAAQNTTGGCPPHAELPAAIAELKRQRKAVILAHYYQEPDIQDIADFIGDSLELSRKAAATDAEVIVFCGVHFMAEVAKILSPDKTVLLPDLEAGCTLADACPADAFASFRAEHPDHLVVSYINCSAAVKAQSDLICTSSNAVDLVKQLPADRPILFAPDQNLGRWVQSQSGRELTLWPGSCIVHETFSEQALLQLKLEHPGAEVLAHPECQQHLLDHADFIGSTSALLRRSEASEASSFIVLTEPGILHQMRKAVPDKQFFEVPGADGCSCNACPYMRLNTLEKLWQCLTDMAPAIELDEAMRQRALEPIQKMLEMSR, encoded by the coding sequence TTGGTTTTCGCGGCTGCCCAGAACACCACCGGCGGTTGCCCGCCCCACGCCGAGCTGCCAGCAGCGATTGCTGAGCTGAAGCGGCAGCGCAAGGCTGTGATCCTGGCGCACTACTACCAGGAACCCGACATCCAGGACATCGCTGATTTCATCGGCGATTCGCTCGAACTCTCCCGCAAGGCCGCCGCCACCGACGCCGAGGTGATCGTGTTCTGCGGCGTGCATTTCATGGCGGAGGTGGCGAAGATCCTCAGCCCTGACAAAACGGTGCTGTTACCGGATCTCGAGGCCGGCTGCACCCTGGCGGATGCCTGCCCCGCCGATGCCTTTGCGTCGTTTCGCGCTGAGCACCCCGATCACCTAGTGGTGAGCTACATCAACTGCTCAGCAGCGGTGAAGGCCCAGAGCGACCTGATCTGCACCAGCAGCAACGCTGTGGATCTGGTGAAGCAGCTCCCCGCCGATCGCCCAATCCTGTTCGCACCCGATCAGAACCTGGGGCGCTGGGTGCAGAGCCAGAGCGGGCGGGAGCTCACCCTCTGGCCCGGGAGCTGCATCGTGCATGAAACCTTCAGCGAGCAGGCGTTACTGCAGCTGAAGCTTGAGCACCCCGGCGCCGAGGTGCTCGCCCACCCGGAGTGCCAGCAACACCTGCTGGATCACGCCGATTTCATCGGCTCCACCAGCGCCCTGCTGCGCCGCTCAGAGGCCAGTGAGGCCAGCAGCTTCATCGTGCTCACCGAGCCCGGGATCCTGCACCAGATGCGCAAGGCCGTGCCCGACAAACAATTCTTCGAGGTGCCCGGCGCCGACGGCTGCAGCTGCAATGCCTGCCCCTACATGCGCCTGAACACGCTCGAGAAGCTGTGGCAGTGCCTCACCGACATGGCACCGGCGATCGAGCTCGATGAGGCGATGCGCCAGCGGGCGCTGGAGCCGATCCAGAAGATGCTGGAGATGAGCCGCTAG